A single genomic interval of Prionailurus viverrinus isolate Anna chromosome A2, UM_Priviv_1.0, whole genome shotgun sequence harbors:
- the LOC125151748 gene encoding olfactory receptor 9A4-like, with protein sequence MLGNHSSATEFYLLGFPGSRELHHILFAIFFFFYSVTLMGNMVIIVIVCVDRRLQSPMYFFLGHLSALEILVTTNIVPMMLWGLLLPGMQTISLAACVTQLFLYLSLGTTEFTLLGAMAVDRYVAVCNPLRYDIIMNSRTCIWVVIMSWVFGFLSEIWPIYATFQLTFCKSNVVNNFFCDRAQLFNLSCNNTLFIEFILFLMAVFILFGSLIPTIISYTYIISTIIKIPSVSGRRKAFSTCASHFTCVVIGYGTCLFLYVKPKQTQAAEYNRVASLMVLVVTPFLNPFIFTLRNEKFIEVFRDVMKRCSQLLKG encoded by the coding sequence ATGTTGGGGAATCACTCTAGTGCCACTGAATTTTATCTCCTTGGCTTCCCTGGCTCCCGAGAACTACATCATATTCTCTTTgctatcttcttcttcttctactcaGTGACATTAATGGGAAACATGGTCATCATTGTGATTGTCTGTGTGGACAGACGTCTGCAGTcccccatgtatttcttccttggTCATCTCTCTGCCTTGGAGATCTTGGTTACCACTAATATCGTGCCCATGATGCTTTGGGGGCTGCTACTCCCTGGGATGCAGACAATATCTCTGGCTGCATGTGTCACCCAGCTCTTCCTGTACCTTTCTTTGGGGACCACAGAGTTTACATTACTGGGAGCAATGGCTGTGGACCGTTACGTGGCTGTCTGTAACCCTCTGAGGTACGACATCATTATGAACAGCCGCACCTGCATCTGGGTGGTCATTATGTCATGGGTGTTTGGGTTCCTTTCTGAAATCTGGCCAATTTATGCCACATTTCAGCTTACCTTCTGCAAATCAAATGTGGTGAACAATTTCTTCTGTGACCGAGCGCAATTGTTCAATCTATCCTGCAATAATACCCTTTTCATAGAGTTTATCCTATTCTTAAtggctgtttttattctttttggttctCTTATCCCTACAATCATCTCCTACACCTATATCATCTCCACCATCATCAAGATTCCCTCAGTCTCTGGCCGGAGGAAAGCCTTCTCTACTTGTGCATCCCACTTCACTTGTGTCGTGATCGGCTATGGCACCTGCTTGTTCCTCTATGTGAAACCCAAGCAAACGCAGGCAGCTGAGTACAACAGGGTAGCGTCACTGATGGTTTTAGTGGTGACCCCTTTTCTAAACCCATTTATCTTCACCCTACGGAATGAAAAATTCATAGAGGTCTTTCGGGATGTCATGAAACGCTGCTCTCAACTCCTCAAGGGTTAG
- the LOC125151755 gene encoding LOW QUALITY PROTEIN: olfactory receptor 9A4-like (The sequence of the model RefSeq protein was modified relative to this genomic sequence to represent the inferred CDS: inserted 2 bases in 2 codons) yields MLGNHSSATEFYLLGFPGSRNLHHILFAIFFFFYSVTLMGNMVIIVIVCVDRRLQSPMYFFLGHLSALEILVTTIIVPVMLWGLLLPGMQTISLAACVTQLFLYLSLGTTEFTLLGAMAVDRYVAVCNPLRYDIIMNSRTCIWVVIMSWVFGFLFQIWPIYATFQLTFCKSNVVNNFFCDRGQLLKLSCNNTLFIEFILFLMAVFVXFGSLIPTIISYTYIISTILKIPSASGRRKAFSTCASHFTCVVIGYGSCLFLYVKPKQTQAADYNRVVSLMVSVVTPFLNPFIFTLRNXVIEALRDGAKHWCQLFRN; encoded by the exons ATGTTGGGGAATCACTCTAGTGCCACTGAATTTTATCTCCTTGGCTTCCCTGGCTCCCGAAACCTACATCATATTCTCTTTgctatcttcttcttcttctactcaGTGACATTAATGGGAAACATGGTCATCATTGTGATTGTCTGTGTGGACAGACGTCTGCAGTcccccatgtatttcttccttggTCATCTCTCTGCCTTGGAGATCTTGGTTACAACTATTATCGTACCCGTGATGCTTTGGGGGCTGCTGCTCCCTGGGATGCAGACAATATCTCTGGCTGCATGTGTCACCCAGCTCTTCCTGTATCTTTCTTTGGGGACCACAGAGTTTACATTACTGGGAGCGATGGCTGTGGACCGTTACGTGGCTGTCTGTAACCCTCTGAGGTACGACATCATTATGAACAGCCGCACCTGCATCTGGGTGGTCATTATGTCATGGGTGTTTGGGTTCCTTTTTCAAATCTGGCCAATTTATGCCACATTTCAGCTTACCTTCTGCAAATCAAATGTGGTGAACAATTTCTTCTGTGACCGAGGGCAATTGCTGAAACTGTCCTGCAACAATACCCTTTTTATAGAGTTCATCCTGTTCTTAATggctgtttttg cttttggttcTCTTATCCCTACAATCATCTCCTACACCTATATCATCTCCACAATCCTCAAGATCCCCTCAGCCTCTGGCCGGAGGAAAGCCTTCTCTACATGTGCCTCTCACTTCACGTGTGTCGTGATTGGGTACGGCAGTTGCTTGTTCCTCTATGTGAAACCCAAGCAAACTCAAGCAGCTGATTACAATAGGGTGGTGTCCTTGATGGTTTCAGTAGTTACTCCTTTCCTCAATCCCTTCATCTTCACCCTCCGAA GAGTCATAGAAGCCCTTCGGGACGGAGCAAAGCACTGGTGTCAACTATTCAGGAATTAG